GCTCATGAACCAGGACGCGTTCTCGGACGTGGCGCAGAGCATGAAGTACGACGACGTCGCGGCGCTCTACGCCGCCGTCGGCGAGGGCCATGTCTCCACGCAGTCGGTGATCGAGAAGGTGCTCTCGTCCATCCAGGGCGACAGCGGCGGCGAGGCGGAGGAGGTCTTCGCCGTCACGCAGCGTTCGCGCGTCTCGCGCAACAGCGACTCCGGCGTGCTCGTGCGCGGCGCTCCCGACATCCTCGTGAAGCTCGCCAAGTGCTGCACGCCGGTGCCGGGCGACGAGATCATCGGGTTCGTGACCCGGGGCGCGGGCGTCTCCGTGCACCAGGCCAACTGCCACAACGTGGACTCGCTGCGCGCCGAGCCCGACCGCATGATCGAGGTGGAGTGGGCGCCGTCGTCCAAGAGCCTGTTCCTGGTGCACATCCAGGTCGAGGCGCTCGACCGGTCGGGTCTCCTCAGCGACGTGACGCGCGTGCTGTCGGAGCACCACGTCAACATCCTCTCCGCGTCCGTCTCGACGTCGTCCAACCGCCTGGCCATCAGCCGCTTCGTCTTCGAGATGGGCGACGTGACGCACCTGGACCGCGTGCTCAACGCGGTGCGCCGCATCGACGCCGTGTACGACGTGTACCGCGTCAACGGCGGCTGACCGGATCCGCTGCGCCCCCGCCCTCCGCGGGCACCGACGACCCGCTGCGGCGGGCCAGGGCGTCGAGGCGCGTGAGGCCGCGGCGCTTGTCGGGCAGCGCGCCCGACGCGGCGAGGTGGTCGCGCGCGGCGGCCTCGGTGACCCCGGGCAGCGCCAGCAGGCCGAGGCAGGCGGCCTCGTGGGACGGCGTGAAGTCGGCGACCGTGCGCGCGATGTCGCACAGCGTCCGCAGCGGGGTCGTGACGCGGAGGCCGGCCAGCACGACGGTGTCGCGCTCGTCGAGCACGACCTCGCGGATGCGCACGTTCCGGAGCGCCGGCGGGTGGCAGCGCGCGACGCTGTCGACGCAGTACTCGTGCGTGCGCGGCGGGGTGCGGACGGCGCCGTGCACCCACGCGGCCGTCGACCGCTCGGCGATGAGCCGCGAGGGGACCTGCGCGGCGAGCGCCGCGGCGCGGAGCCAGGGCGAGGCCAGCTCGTCGACGGGGGAGTAGCAGGCGTCGACCTCGTACACCTCGCCGTCGAGGCGGGCGGAGCAGAGCTCGGCGAGCGGGAGGTCGAGGACGGACAGGACGGGCGCGAGGCGGGGTGGCATGCGCGCACCATGCCATCGCGCGCCGCCACACGCGCGACGGCCCGGGATCCTGTGGAGGATCCCGGGCCGTCGCGGTGGTGCGGAGGGCGGGGCTACGAGCCGAGCGCGTCCAGCCAGACGCGGCGGGCGGCGAGGGCCTCCTCGGCGTCCTTGATGCGGCGCGCGTCGCCGTCCGCCTTGGCCGCGTCGAGCTCGCGCTGCAGCTTGTCGATCGCGGCGCCGAGCTGCGAGGCGAGCCCCTCGGAGCGGGCCTTCGTCTCCGGGTTGTTCTTGCGCCAGAACTCCTCGTCCAGGGTGCGGACGTGGGTCTCGACCTTGCGCAGGCGGTCCTCGACGGTCTTGACGCTGTCCCGCGGGACGCGACCGATCGCGTCCCAGCGCAGTTGGACGGCGGTCAGCTTGTCGCGCGCCGCGGTGCGCTCCGTGATCTGCAGGATCGGCTCCGCCTCGTCGAGGAGGGCGAGCTTGGCCTGCAGGTTGGCCTGCTGCTCCTCGTCGTCCGCGGCGTCGACCTCGGCCTTGGCGCCGTAGAGCACGTCGCCCGCGGCCTTGAACTGCGCCCAGAGCGCGTCGTCGTAGCGCTTGCCCGCGCGCCCGGCGAGCTTCCACTCGTCGAGGAGACGGCGGTACGCCGGGATCCCGCCGACGCCCTGCGGCTCGAGCGCGCGCGCCTGCTCGACGATGGCCTGCTTCTTGGAGCGGGCGTCCTTGTGGGCGTTGTCGAGCTCGGCGAAGAACGCCTTGCGCTCGGTGTCGATGGTGGAGCGCGCCGTGCGGAAGCGCTTCCAGAGCTCGTTGGCGTCGTTCTTGGGCAGACGGGGTCCCGTCTGCTGGTGCTGCTGCCAGCGGCCGAACAGGGCGTCGACCTCGGCGGTCAGCTGCTTCCACTGGACCTTCGAGAAGTCCTGGGTGGCGAGGCGCTCGGTCTCCTCGACGATGGCGGTGCGCTCGGCGATGGCGCCCTGCACCACCTGCCGCTGCTCCTCGCCCTGCTTCTCCGTGAGCTCGCCGACGGTGGCGGCGAGGACGTCGAGCCGGGCGCGCAGGGCGGCGAGGTCGCCGACGGCGTTCGCCCCGTCCACGGCCTCGATGAGGTGCGCGACGGCCTTGGACACGTCGGTCGCCGGCGCGCCGCGCTTGGCGCGCTGCTCCAGGAGCGTGACCTGGCCCGCGAGGTCGGTGAACTTGCGCTGGAAGTAGGCCAGCGCCTCCTCGGGGGTCCCGTCGGGGTACTGGCCGACGGCGCGTTCGCCGTCGCCCTCGCGCAGGAAGACGGTGCCCGTCTCGTCGACGCGGCCCCAGGGGGTCTGATCGTTGTCAGCCACGGATGCTCACCTTGTTCGTAGGACCGGCCGGACCGGTGCGGAGACGTGCACGCCAGCCTAGAGCACGCCTCGCGGGCGGGATCGTCTCGCGACGGACGCTGGCTGACCTGTCGATCATGCCCGAGACCAGCGGGCGTCGGCGTGCGCGGGCGGCGATCGGACCGCCCTCGCAGGGGCCCGTGAGGACCGGGCGGCAGGACGGGTGCCGACCCGTCGCCTCGCGGTCTCCCGCGACTCACGGGGTCGGGGTCGGCTCCGTGGGCGCGGGGTCGGTCGCGGTCGGGGTCGGGGTCGGGGTCGCGCTCGGTGTGGGCGACGACGGGGAGGACGACGGCGCGGGCGTCGGGGCCGGCGCGCCGGGTCCCGCCTCGTAGGCGAGCTGGGCCCCGACCGCGAGGGCGGCGACGAGGACCACGGCGACGATCGCGGCCAGGTCGTCGCGGCGACGGCGTCGGACGGCCCGGGCGTGCAGCTCCTGACGTGCCGCGTAGCGGCGGAGCCGGGCCTGCGCCTCGCGGGCTGCGCGGTCGTTCTTCGGGGCCACGGCGTCCTCACGGTCGGTCCCGCACGAGGCGGCGGTACGGGAACCATAGCCGGTCGCGCCTACCATCGAGATCATGACCGACACGCGACCGGGCCTCCGTTCGGGGGCGACGCCCCTGGCCGTCCGGATGCGTCCCCGCAGCCTCGACGAGGTCACCGGCCAGCGGCACCTCCTGACGCCCGGCTCGCCGCTCGTGAGCCTCGCCTCGGACGTGGCGGGGGAGCAGGGGTCCGTCTCGATCATCCTGTGGGGCCCGCCCGGGACGGGTAAGACGACGCTCGCGCAGGCCATCGCGCACGGATCCAGCCGCCGCTTCGTCGAGCTCTCGGCCGTGACCGCCGGCGTCCGCGACGTGCGGCAGGTGATGGAGAAGGCGCTGAGCGACCGCGACCTCTTCGGCGTCTCGACCGTGCTGTTCCTCGACGAGATCCACCGCTTCACCAAGGCCCAGCAGGACGCGCTGCTGCCGGGCGTGGAGAACGGCTGGGTGATCCTCATCGCGGCCACCACCGAGAACCCGTCGTTCTCCGTCATCTCGCCGCTGCTCTCCCGCAGCCTCCTGCTGACGCTGGAGCAGCTCGACGACGACGACCTCGGCGTGCTCGTGGACCGCGCCGTCGCCGACGACCGGGGCCTGGGCGGGCGGTTCGCGCTCGACGACGACGCCCGGGCGATGATCATCCGCCTGGCGTCCGGCGACGCGCGACGCGCGCTGACGGCGCTCGAGGCGGCGGCCGTGTCGGCACAGGCGGACGCGTCGGGCAAGGCG
The genomic region above belongs to Clavibacter phaseoli and contains:
- a CDS encoding dioxygenase translates to MAPKNDRAAREAQARLRRYAARQELHARAVRRRRRDDLAAIVAVVLVAALAVGAQLAYEAGPGAPAPTPAPSSSPSSPTPSATPTPTPTATDPAPTEPTPTP
- a CDS encoding DUF349 domain-containing protein; the encoded protein is MADNDQTPWGRVDETGTVFLREGDGERAVGQYPDGTPEEALAYFQRKFTDLAGQVTLLEQRAKRGAPATDVSKAVAHLIEAVDGANAVGDLAALRARLDVLAATVGELTEKQGEEQRQVVQGAIAERTAIVEETERLATQDFSKVQWKQLTAEVDALFGRWQQHQQTGPRLPKNDANELWKRFRTARSTIDTERKAFFAELDNAHKDARSKKQAIVEQARALEPQGVGGIPAYRRLLDEWKLAGRAGKRYDDALWAQFKAAGDVLYGAKAEVDAADDEEQQANLQAKLALLDEAEPILQITERTAARDKLTAVQLRWDAIGRVPRDSVKTVEDRLRKVETHVRTLDEEFWRKNNPETKARSEGLASQLGAAIDKLQRELDAAKADGDARRIKDAEEALAARRVWLDALGS
- a CDS encoding type IV toxin-antitoxin system AbiEi family antitoxin, whose amino-acid sequence is MPPRLAPVLSVLDLPLAELCSARLDGEVYEVDACYSPVDELASPWLRAAALAAQVPSRLIAERSTAAWVHGAVRTPPRTHEYCVDSVARCHPPALRNVRIREVVLDERDTVVLAGLRVTTPLRTLCDIARTVADFTPSHEAACLGLLALPGVTEAAARDHLAASGALPDKRRGLTRLDALARRSGSSVPAEGGGAADPVSRR